From the genome of Streptomyces sp. NBC_01317, one region includes:
- a CDS encoding DUF4331 family protein — MSHHLDSPAARADARLNISDLYVFRGDRGTVLAMNVCSDFAGPEAPKGFHPEARYEFKIDSTGDAVEDVCFRLRFGAADADGSQAVELCRLVGAEAADDTAEGTVLLTGATGRTLRTQGGLRLWTGRAGDPFWMNPDVVEAVGQAFQHGTDVELHAPDPGEATEEVTSLFSGLKVRSIVLELPDDDLLPFTRNRDIGVWGVTALATDAGGWHRVNRCGIPMVSPIFAQFDDELAEKLNQTPPADDIHTFGTEITDRVAAVVGIRGTTSDPHSYGLEVADRILPDILPYTIGTPAVFGFAAFNGRALNDNAGEVMFSLATDSALSIGLTKDSVDALPTPFFPYVAAAA; from the coding sequence ATGTCTCACCACCTCGATTCGCCTGCCGCCAGGGCTGATGCCCGGTTGAACATCTCGGACCTCTACGTGTTCCGGGGCGACCGCGGCACCGTTCTCGCGATGAACGTCTGCTCGGACTTCGCGGGCCCGGAAGCGCCCAAAGGCTTCCACCCGGAGGCCCGGTACGAATTCAAGATCGACAGTACGGGTGACGCCGTCGAGGACGTGTGCTTCCGCCTCCGTTTCGGAGCGGCGGACGCGGACGGTTCGCAGGCCGTGGAGCTGTGCCGCCTCGTGGGAGCGGAGGCGGCCGACGACACGGCGGAAGGCACCGTGCTGCTCACCGGTGCGACGGGGCGGACCCTCCGTACCCAGGGGGGTCTGCGGTTGTGGACCGGTCGGGCCGGTGACCCGTTCTGGATGAACCCGGACGTGGTGGAAGCGGTCGGTCAGGCCTTCCAGCACGGCACCGACGTCGAACTGCACGCGCCGGATCCGGGAGAGGCGACCGAAGAGGTGACCAGCCTGTTCTCCGGGTTGAAGGTACGGTCCATCGTGCTCGAACTGCCGGACGACGACCTGCTGCCCTTCACCCGCAACAGGGACATCGGCGTCTGGGGGGTCACCGCGCTGGCCACCGACGCCGGCGGTTGGCACCGCGTCAATCGGTGCGGCATCCCGATGGTCTCGCCGATCTTCGCGCAGTTCGACGACGAGCTGGCGGAGAAGCTGAACCAGACCCCGCCCGCCGACGACATCCACACGTTCGGCACGGAGATCACCGACCGGGTCGCCGCTGTTGTGGGCATACGGGGCACCACATCGGACCCGCACAGTTACGGTCTGGAGGTCGCGGACCGCATCCTGCCGGACATCCTCCCGTACACGATCGGCACTCCCGCGGTGTTCGGTTTCGCGGCCTTCAACGGCCGGGCGCTGAACGACAACGCGGGTGAGGTGATGTTCTCCCTCGCCACCGACAGCGCCTTGAGCATCGGTCTGACCAAGGACTCCGTCGACGCCCTTCCGACACCGTTCTTCCCGTACGTGGCGGCTGCCGCCTGA
- a CDS encoding alpha-mannosidase — MQNSAVFVPHFHWDREWYEPFQVFRHRLVAALDTVLETAESNPDFRFTVDGQMAAIEDYLEMRPENRERLVALVSGGRLAIGPWLILLDEFLCSGETVVRNLQMGWAAAAELGGSMPIGYLPDMFGHIAQMPQILARAGIEHAALWRGVPGSVEGHAFRWRAPDGSEVRTEFLFDGYDNGLDVLLVPDRIGRALGQYAEATADRWGTDPLLAMAGTDHNAPDPQLAAWLRRASSDERAITIATLDEYIREHVRDEVSSVVTGELRSHVRGNILPGVLSVRLGLKQRMAVAERTIDHAERMNALWSRRDDTPFLSLAWHKIIESAAHDSVVGSGTDETCDQVDARLAEAAQTARAVRDAALAEAAALVPSDGHLVANPLPFARTAAVEVDVVAPPEGHVLAATAADGSVRPVQLISQAPTVLSDERMDASQLERVLRRIHRRELFGRLIDTYELTPGSLVFHLAEVPSSGPFDLMILRGKVAEAAAAHPGEWRVLTLEEPRATALALVDVPASGLASFRVGPTDRTPVLPTEFVPATATDRTLANGLVEVAVTADGTLDVTGADGSVLRGVGRLVDGGDRGDSYNYGPPAQDVLVSEPAEVAVKVLEDGPLRARTRITRVYAWPAALSADRDVRSGETVPTPVETLVEVRAGEPFVRVSTSFLNRSADHRLRFHVPLPEPVTGSASAGQFAVTPRGLTAEGGWGEHPIPTFPAESFVSAGAAHVLLDHASEYEVVGDGSELAVTLLRAIGSISVNIHPFRDEPAATEIAAPGAQDLGLRVENRFAVLPPAAGWQQANAVALADLFRNDVLVARGTAPAGDRLPPDATGIRVDGTDVSVSAVRRVTTEDGGTGTEVRLVAMSDTGAGARVTGAFTEATTVDLLGRPLSTTPAADGLDLALGPWEIRTVVVR, encoded by the coding sequence CGGCCCGAGAACCGCGAGCGGCTCGTGGCCCTGGTCTCCGGCGGCCGGCTCGCCATCGGCCCGTGGCTCATCCTCCTCGACGAGTTCCTCTGTTCCGGCGAGACCGTCGTACGCAACCTCCAGATGGGCTGGGCCGCCGCGGCGGAGCTGGGCGGCTCGATGCCCATCGGCTATCTGCCGGACATGTTCGGCCACATCGCGCAGATGCCGCAGATCCTGGCCCGCGCCGGAATCGAGCACGCCGCCCTGTGGCGCGGAGTTCCCGGCTCCGTCGAGGGCCACGCCTTCCGCTGGCGCGCCCCCGACGGCTCCGAGGTGCGCACGGAATTCCTCTTCGACGGGTACGACAACGGGCTCGACGTCCTGCTGGTGCCCGACCGGATCGGCCGGGCCCTGGGCCAGTACGCGGAGGCGACCGCCGACCGCTGGGGCACCGACCCGCTGCTCGCGATGGCCGGCACCGACCACAACGCGCCCGACCCCCAGCTCGCGGCCTGGCTGCGGCGCGCGTCGAGCGACGAGCGCGCCATCACCATCGCGACGCTCGACGAGTACATCCGCGAACATGTGCGCGACGAGGTCTCCAGCGTCGTCACCGGCGAACTCCGCAGCCACGTACGGGGCAACATCCTCCCGGGTGTGCTCTCCGTACGGCTCGGGCTCAAGCAGCGCATGGCCGTGGCCGAGCGCACGATCGACCACGCCGAGCGGATGAACGCCCTGTGGTCCCGCCGCGACGACACGCCGTTCCTCTCGCTCGCCTGGCACAAGATCATCGAGTCGGCGGCGCACGACTCGGTCGTCGGCTCCGGCACCGACGAGACCTGCGACCAGGTCGACGCGCGGCTCGCCGAGGCCGCGCAGACCGCGCGGGCCGTACGGGACGCCGCCCTCGCCGAGGCAGCCGCCCTGGTGCCGAGCGACGGGCATCTGGTCGCCAACCCGCTGCCGTTCGCGCGTACGGCGGCCGTCGAGGTGGACGTCGTCGCCCCGCCCGAGGGGCACGTGCTGGCCGCCACGGCCGCCGACGGCTCCGTGCGCCCCGTCCAGCTGATCTCCCAGGCCCCGACCGTGCTCAGCGACGAGCGCATGGACGCCTCCCAGCTCGAACGGGTCCTCCGGCGCATCCACCGCCGCGAGCTGTTCGGCCGGCTGATCGACACGTACGAACTCACCCCGGGATCCCTGGTCTTCCACCTCGCCGAGGTGCCGTCCAGCGGACCCTTCGACCTGATGATCCTGCGCGGGAAGGTCGCCGAGGCCGCCGCCGCGCACCCGGGGGAGTGGCGCGTCCTGACGCTGGAGGAGCCGCGCGCGACCGCCCTCGCCCTGGTGGACGTGCCCGCCTCCGGCCTCGCGAGCTTCCGGGTCGGACCCACCGACCGGACTCCCGTACTGCCGACGGAGTTTGTCCCCGCCACCGCGACGGACCGCACCCTGGCGAACGGCCTCGTCGAGGTCGCCGTCACCGCCGACGGCACCCTGGACGTGACCGGGGCCGACGGCTCCGTCCTGCGCGGTGTCGGCCGCCTGGTCGACGGCGGCGACCGGGGCGACAGCTACAACTACGGCCCGCCCGCCCAGGACGTGCTCGTGTCGGAGCCGGCCGAGGTCGCCGTCAAGGTCCTGGAGGACGGCCCGCTGCGGGCGAGGACCCGGATCACCCGCGTCTACGCGTGGCCCGCCGCGCTCTCCGCCGACCGCGATGTGCGCAGCGGCGAGACCGTACCGACCCCGGTGGAAACCCTCGTGGAGGTACGGGCGGGTGAGCCGTTCGTACGGGTCTCCACCTCGTTCCTGAACCGCTCCGCCGACCACCGGCTGCGCTTCCACGTACCGCTGCCGGAACCGGTGACCGGGTCCGCCTCCGCCGGCCAGTTCGCCGTCACCCCGCGCGGACTCACCGCCGAGGGAGGCTGGGGCGAACACCCCATCCCGACCTTCCCCGCCGAGTCGTTCGTATCGGCCGGCGCCGCCCACGTCCTGCTCGACCACGCCTCCGAGTACGAAGTGGTCGGCGACGGCTCCGAACTCGCCGTCACCCTCCTGCGCGCGATCGGCTCGATCAGCGTCAACATCCATCCGTTCCGCGACGAACCCGCCGCGACCGAGATCGCCGCACCGGGCGCGCAGGACCTCGGCCTGCGCGTCGAGAACCGCTTCGCCGTCCTGCCCCCGGCGGCAGGCTGGCAGCAGGCGAACGCGGTCGCCCTCGCGGACCTCTTCCGCAACGACGTGCTCGTCGCCCGTGGCACCGCGCCCGCCGGAGACCGGCTGCCCCCCGACGCCACCGGCATCCGGGTCGACGGTACGGACGTCTCCGTCTCGGCCGTCCGCCGCGTCACCACCGAGGACGGAGGCACCGGCACCGAGGTACGGCTGGTCGCGATGAGCGACACCGGAGCCGGCGCCCGGGTGACAGGCGCCTTCACCGAGGCCACCACCGTCGATCTGCTCGGCCGGCCACTGTCCACCACACCGGCAGCGGACGGACTCGACCTCGCCCTCGGCCCGTGGGAGATCCGCACGGTTGTCGTCCGCTAG
- a CDS encoding glycoside hydrolase family 2 TIM barrel-domain containing protein: protein MPSPHSGYVSDTAPGRGALRAARSWLPSDAPSLSLNGPWRFRLSPTASAAEDFAAEGFDDHGWDDIPVPSHWVLQGDGAYGRPIYTNVQFPFPIDPPHVPDENPTGDYRRHIEIPAAWTEAERVVLRFDGVESLFRVWVNGEEIGSASGSRLAHEFDVTSSVRPGDNVVAVRVHQWSAASYVEDQDQWWLPGIFRDVTLIARPAGGLEDVWLRTGFDDGHGRIEPEVTAGAAAFPVTLRLPELGVERVWATPADVTPLDLGAVEPWSAEHPRLYDVTVSTAAESIALRIGFRTVEIRGDRFLVNGRRVVFHGMNRHETHPERGRVFDEEHAREDLARMKRFNVNAIRTSHYPPHPRLLDLADELGFWVVLECDLETHGFDQTGWTGNPSDDPAWREAYLDRIRRTVERDKNHSSVVIWSLGNEAGTGGNLAAMSAWVHARDTGRPVHYEGDHTGEYTDIYSRMYSSVLETEQIGTDGSRAPLLDCTPAQGARQRTKPFLLCEYAHAMGNGPGALDQYEALTHRHPRLHGGFVWEWRDHGIATTAPDGTPYFAYGGDFGEVVHDGNFVMDGMLLSDDVPTPSLYEFKAVVQPIRFTFGAGHASGHAADHVEITNLRHSADTSDLRFSWRVEHDGTSAASGSLEIPVIPAGGSARVPLPPIPLSRDAETWLTLDAALATRTAWASEGHVLATAQLDRSAPRPVPAVRPRTDWRPSGGTLALGIAEFTGGSLTRLAGRPVTGPRLELFRAPTDNDEGTSGEVEESDASVAGISNAALWRGHGLDRLTTRRVEVDRTPDALRTLDKVSAANSALSVMVESVWSLEDGTLELRVETSPSTGWPTVWPRIGIRFDLPDGTASVDGADWFGLGPRESYPDSLRAARTGRFSSPLRDLSVEYARPQETGHRSALRRLTLTSADTGILRVTALPDTRGRRPGFTLSRHTPQQITRAAHPYELPDSSTTYLIIDAAQHGLGSRACGPDVWPEFALRPEARTIRLRIAAI from the coding sequence GTGCCCTCCCCCCATTCCGGGTATGTATCGGACACCGCGCCAGGGCGCGGCGCGCTGCGTGCGGCGCGCTCGTGGCTCCCCTCCGACGCCCCCTCCCTCTCCCTGAACGGACCGTGGCGGTTCCGGCTGTCGCCCACGGCGTCCGCGGCGGAGGACTTCGCGGCCGAAGGCTTCGACGACCACGGCTGGGACGACATCCCGGTGCCCTCGCACTGGGTGCTCCAGGGCGACGGGGCGTACGGCCGGCCGATCTACACGAACGTGCAGTTCCCGTTCCCGATCGACCCGCCCCACGTCCCGGACGAGAACCCCACCGGCGACTACCGCCGCCATATCGAGATCCCCGCCGCATGGACGGAGGCCGAGCGGGTGGTCCTCCGGTTCGACGGCGTCGAGTCGCTCTTCCGGGTCTGGGTCAACGGCGAGGAGATCGGCAGCGCCAGTGGCAGCCGGCTCGCCCACGAATTCGACGTGACCTCGTCCGTACGCCCCGGCGACAACGTCGTCGCGGTGCGCGTGCACCAGTGGTCGGCGGCCAGCTACGTCGAGGACCAGGACCAGTGGTGGCTGCCGGGCATCTTCCGTGACGTCACCCTGATCGCCCGCCCGGCCGGCGGCCTCGAGGACGTCTGGCTGCGGACAGGCTTCGACGACGGGCACGGCAGGATCGAACCGGAGGTCACCGCCGGCGCGGCGGCCTTCCCCGTCACCCTCCGCCTCCCGGAACTCGGCGTCGAGCGGGTCTGGGCGACCCCGGCCGACGTGACCCCGCTCGACCTCGGCGCCGTGGAGCCCTGGTCGGCGGAGCACCCCCGCCTGTACGACGTCACGGTGTCGACGGCCGCCGAGAGCATCGCCCTGCGGATCGGGTTCCGTACGGTCGAGATCCGCGGCGACCGGTTCCTGGTCAACGGACGCCGTGTCGTCTTCCACGGGATGAACCGCCACGAGACCCACCCCGAACGGGGCCGCGTCTTCGACGAGGAGCACGCCCGCGAGGACCTGGCCCGGATGAAGCGCTTCAACGTGAACGCGATCCGCACCAGCCACTACCCGCCGCACCCCCGGCTGCTCGACCTCGCCGACGAGCTCGGATTCTGGGTCGTCCTCGAATGCGACCTGGAGACACACGGCTTCGACCAGACCGGCTGGACCGGCAATCCGAGCGACGACCCGGCGTGGCGCGAGGCGTACCTCGACCGCATCCGGCGCACGGTCGAACGGGACAAGAACCACTCCAGTGTGGTGATCTGGTCGCTCGGCAACGAAGCCGGGACCGGCGGCAACCTCGCCGCGATGTCGGCGTGGGTCCACGCCCGCGACACCGGACGGCCCGTCCACTACGAGGGCGACCACACGGGCGAATACACCGACATCTACTCACGCATGTACTCCTCGGTGCTGGAGACCGAGCAGATCGGCACCGACGGCTCACGCGCGCCGCTGCTCGACTGCACCCCCGCGCAGGGCGCCCGGCAGCGCACCAAGCCGTTCCTGCTCTGCGAGTACGCGCACGCGATGGGCAACGGACCGGGAGCGCTCGACCAGTACGAGGCGCTGACGCACCGGCACCCGCGCCTGCACGGCGGCTTCGTCTGGGAATGGCGCGACCACGGAATCGCGACGACCGCCCCGGACGGCACGCCGTACTTCGCGTACGGCGGTGACTTCGGCGAGGTCGTCCACGACGGCAACTTCGTGATGGACGGCATGCTGCTCAGCGACGACGTCCCCACCCCGAGCCTGTACGAGTTCAAGGCCGTCGTGCAGCCGATCCGCTTCACCTTCGGTGCCGGCCACGCATCCGGCCACGCGGCCGACCACGTGGAGATCACCAACCTGCGCCACTCCGCCGACACGTCCGACCTGCGCTTCTCCTGGCGCGTCGAACACGACGGAACGTCCGCCGCCTCCGGATCCCTGGAGATCCCCGTGATCCCGGCCGGCGGATCGGCGCGCGTACCCCTCCCGCCGATCCCGCTGTCGCGGGACGCGGAGACGTGGCTCACCCTTGACGCGGCCCTGGCGACCAGGACCGCCTGGGCGAGCGAGGGCCATGTACTGGCGACCGCACAACTGGACCGTTCGGCGCCCCGCCCCGTACCCGCGGTCCGGCCCCGTACCGATTGGCGCCCGAGCGGCGGGACGCTGGCACTCGGCATCGCCGAGTTCACCGGCGGCTCCCTGACGCGCCTCGCCGGGCGCCCGGTGACGGGCCCGCGGCTGGAACTGTTCCGTGCCCCGACCGACAACGACGAAGGCACCTCCGGAGAGGTCGAGGAGAGCGACGCGAGTGTCGCCGGAATCTCCAACGCGGCGCTGTGGCGCGGCCACGGACTCGACCGCCTCACCACCCGGCGCGTCGAGGTGGACCGTACCCCGGACGCCCTGCGCACCCTGGACAAGGTCTCCGCGGCCAACTCCGCCCTGTCGGTGATGGTGGAATCCGTCTGGTCCCTGGAGGACGGCACACTCGAACTCCGCGTGGAAACCAGCCCGTCGACCGGCTGGCCCACGGTCTGGCCGCGCATCGGCATACGCTTCGACCTGCCCGACGGCACGGCTTCCGTCGACGGCGCCGACTGGTTCGGCCTCGGCCCACGGGAGTCCTACCCCGACAGCCTGCGCGCGGCCCGGACCGGCCGCTTCTCCTCACCCCTGCGCGACCTCTCCGTCGAGTACGCGCGCCCGCAGGAGACCGGACACCGGTCCGCACTGCGCCGGTTGACCCTGACGAGCGCCGACACCGGCATCCTGCGCGTCACCGCCCTCCCGGACACCCGGGGCCGCCGCCCCGGCTTCACCCTCAGCCGCCACACCCCGCAACAGATCACCCGAGCGGCCCACCCCTACGAGCTCCCGGACTCGTCAACGACGTACCTGATCATCGACGCGGCCCAACACGGCCTGGGCTCCCGCGCCTGCGGACCGGACGTATGGCCCGAATTCGCCCTGCGCCCCGAGGCCCGCACGATCAGACTCCGTATCGCGGCGATCTGA
- a CDS encoding VOC family protein — MSQVTENQPLGTPTWIDLAVVDLEGAKAFYGAVFGWDFTTGDLGTYCLLRGLPVAGLRQVTDRADTRDSWTVHLATDHCDSTARRIAAAGGALLEAPREVGDLGRAALVVDPTGARFGLWQGRTHPGCRLVNEPGTLVRNDLVTADPGPARTFYTAVFDFTLDGNDDLPGSDFTFLRRPDGHEIGGILGLDTAPAPVWATTFEVADTDATLARARSADGTSTAPEDTPYGRFATLTDPYGTTFSVIAR; from the coding sequence ATGAGTCAGGTCACCGAGAATCAGCCGCTGGGCACCCCCACCTGGATCGACCTCGCGGTCGTGGACCTGGAGGGAGCGAAAGCCTTCTACGGGGCGGTGTTCGGCTGGGACTTCACCACCGGCGACCTCGGCACATACTGCCTGCTGCGCGGTCTGCCGGTCGCGGGCCTGCGCCAGGTCACCGACCGGGCGGACACGAGGGACAGCTGGACCGTCCACCTCGCCACCGACCACTGCGACAGCACCGCGCGTCGTATCGCGGCCGCCGGGGGCGCACTGCTCGAAGCTCCGCGCGAAGTCGGTGACCTGGGCCGGGCAGCCCTCGTCGTCGATCCGACCGGGGCCCGGTTCGGGCTCTGGCAGGGGCGCACCCACCCGGGCTGCCGCCTGGTCAACGAGCCCGGCACCCTGGTCCGCAACGACCTTGTGACCGCCGACCCGGGCCCCGCCCGTACCTTCTACACCGCCGTCTTCGATTTCACCCTGGACGGCAACGACGACCTTCCCGGTTCTGACTTCACCTTCCTGCGCCGGCCGGACGGCCACGAAATCGGCGGGATCCTCGGCCTGGACACCGCTCCCGCCCCGGTCTGGGCGACCACCTTCGAGGTGGCGGACACCGACGCGACCCTGGCGCGGGCCAGGTCCGCCGATGGCACTTCGACGGCCCCGGAGGACACCCCGTACGGCCGGTTCGCCACCCTGACCGATCCGTACGGAACGACCTTCTCCGTGATCGCCCGGTGA